CGACCAGGAGGATCCGGCATACAAACTCCTGCGTATGGCGCTCAGGGGAGAAGGAATCGATTGCTGGGATCCCGGATCCATGAAAGTCGGCCGGAACCTCGGGGCCCAGCTCCGAGCAGCAATCGAGGAGTGTTCCGTCTGCGTTTTCCTGGCAACTCAGAACTCCGTGAAATCGAACTGGTGTCTGGCGGAGCTCGGTGCGTTCTGGGGCGCCCGGAAGCCGGTGATCGTATATCTCGCTGACACAGCAGTATCCGTGTCCTTCCGGTAAGCGTGCGTAGAGCCAATTTACTCGGCGATTGCGACCAGGAGTGCGGCGACGCGAGGCTAGACGCCGTCCTCGCCACCAACAAATGCGAGGCCATTGGCGGCGGCCATCAGTTGCGGCGGGACGAGGCGCCGCGGATAGTCGGCCACCCGGCTTGGACCAACTGCTGACTCGGATCGCGCGGCTCAGGCCGCCAAGTCGACGTCAGACTGAGCGATCGCCGCCTCGGCTGCCGCAACGGCCGCCTGATAGTTCCAGGGCATCCAATCCTGGGGGCTGCGCCGCACCTCTTCGGGATGCTTCAGAAGCTCGGTGAGATAGTCGAACGGATCGACTCCCTCCAGCTCGGCGGTGTAGATCAGGCTCATGAATCTGTCGGCGACGCGGGCGCCCTTCTCGGTCTTGTAGAACAGCGCGTTCTTGCGGTGGAGGACGGCTTTCTTCAGCGCTCGTTCGCAGATATTGTTGTCCAGCGGTGCGCCAGGCTTGCGCAGAAATAACGTCAGTTTGTCCCATCGCTTGAGCATGTAGGAGAAGGCGCCCCCCAACGACGAGTTCGGTTCGACGTTCCTTTCCTCCAGTTGCTCATTCATCCAGCTCTTCAGATCCGTCATGACTTTGGCGGAGTGATCTTGATGGAAACGAAGCCGCTCCTCGGGCGACATCTCCTCTTTGCGGGCGGTGGCATCGTTGCGGTAGACGCGGCACAAGGACTTGAGCACGTGTAGGCATTCTTGAGGGAAGTTGTCGGCCACCTCCACGAACTTCCTGCGACCATGGGCCATGCAATTGGCCTTGATCAGGAGGTCCGCGAAATCCTTTGGCACATTGCGCGACAACCCGTCGCACATATGCATCGGTCTCTCGAGCTCCTTCGCCCTGTGCCGGAGCACGTCCCCGAGGTTTTCCCCGGCGTGCTGGCGCCCGGTGAAGAACACTGCGATCTTGTGGTCGTCGCAGCTCGCGACGATAGCCGAGGTGAAGATCCCCGTACGCTCTTTCGATCCCGCCTGTTCGATCTGTTGGTTCTCTTTGAGCAGCTGAAGGATCTTTATCGAGGTATCGTCGTTGTAGAAGATATCCCACTGCGCTGCTTGCCGGATGAGCTCTTCGCAGGCTATCTTGAGGATGATGGCAGCCTTTCTGATGATGTCCCACTGAGTCGAGGTTGGAAGAGGAATCTTGAAGCTCTTCATCAGCCTCGCGAGTCGGTTGAAGGGCAGCCCAGTGCCGTACTTCAAGAGCCCGATCATGCTCGCCGACGTCTCGTCGTACTTCTTCTCCCCGACCTCCTCCGGAGCCTTGGCCCGGAACACCTTAAGGCAGAGATTGCAGCGTAGTCCTTCGAGCTCGTAAACCTCCGCTTGAATAGGTGCCTGGCCTCTGACGCGCACCAGCTTGACTGGATTGATCAGGGGGTAGACCTTGGCGCTGGTGGTCTCGCACTCCGGGCACGAGTCGCCAGGTTTGAGCGATTCATGAGGCACCTGGGTCTTCCCCGCGCCCTCATAGGCGTCAGCGCCGTTACGACCGTGTCCCTTCGGCTTCTTTTTCTTCTTCTCCGGCTTCTCACCGCTCCTCTCTTCGTCGTTGCCTTGCGGCGACTCTGTGGCACCCGCCCCTTTGAGCACCTCGCTCGTCTTCTCGGTCTTCTTCGTGTTAATGGACAGGGCCTTGCGTAAACGCGCGACTCTCGCGCCCTTCTTTTCCAGCTCGGCTTCCAGCCAGACGAGGGTCTCGACACTCGCTTTGAGCTTCTCGTAGTCCCCCGCCTCAAGCAACGGCTTGACACGCTCGAGGATCGCCATCAGCTCGGCGGTATCCAACTCCATGTGCCCGGGCTTGCGACGACTCATGAGACCGCCC
This genomic window from bacterium contains:
- a CDS encoding toll/interleukin-1 receptor domain-containing protein, whose protein sequence is DQEDPAYKLLRMALRGEGIDCWDPGSMKVGRNLGAQLRAAIEECSVCVFLATQNSVKSNWCLAELGAFWGARKPVIVYLADTAVSVSFR
- a CDS encoding IS66 family transposase, whose product is MELDTAELMAILERVKPLLEAGDYEKLKASVETLVWLEAELEKKGARVARLRKALSINTKKTEKTSEVLKGAGATESPQGNDEERSGEKPEKKKKKPKGHGRNGADAYEGAGKTQVPHESLKPGDSCPECETTSAKVYPLINPVKLVRVRGQAPIQAEVYELEGLRCNLCLKVFRAKAPEEVGEKKYDETSASMIGLLKYGTGLPFNRLARLMKSFKIPLPTSTQWDIIRKAAIILKIACEELIRQAAQWDIFYNDDTSIKILQLLKENQQIEQAGSKERTGIFTSAIVASCDDHKIAVFFTGRQHAGENLGDVLRHRAKELERPMHMCDGLSRNVPKDFADLLIKANCMAHGRRKFVEVADNFPQECLHVLKSLCRVYRNDATARKEEMSPEERLRFHQDHSAKVMTDLKSWMNEQLEERNVEPNSSLGGAFSYMLKRWDKLTLFLRKPGAPLDNNICERALKKAVLHRKNALFYKTEKGARVADRFMSLIYTAELEGVDPFDYLTELLKHPEEVRRSPQDWMPWNYQAAVAAAEAAIAQSDVDLAA